A single region of the Rathayibacter rathayi genome encodes:
- a CDS encoding TetR/AcrR family transcriptional regulator, protein MGRTQGFDTEQVVRAARAVFWESGFEQASLPDLESATGLRRSSLYHAFGSKRGLFDAAVQSYLDEVVRPRLASLVDPGGASPTALADYFAGLRAALADPRTPSARSGCLLLNAAGAPIARDDAVREVIADYRAELVEALRAGALARWPGSPQRAAGQAEVLVSLLVAALVLARVDPVQSLATVDAALALVRSSGQGPAAS, encoded by the coding sequence GTGGGTCGCACGCAGGGCTTCGACACCGAGCAGGTCGTCCGCGCCGCCCGCGCCGTCTTCTGGGAGAGCGGCTTCGAGCAGGCGTCGCTCCCCGATCTGGAGTCCGCGACCGGACTGCGCCGCTCCAGCCTCTACCACGCCTTCGGCAGCAAGCGCGGGCTCTTCGATGCAGCGGTGCAAAGCTACCTCGACGAGGTCGTCCGGCCGCGGCTGGCTTCCCTCGTCGATCCCGGCGGAGCGTCACCCACGGCGCTCGCGGACTACTTCGCCGGGCTTCGCGCGGCGCTCGCCGACCCTCGGACACCCTCGGCCCGCAGCGGCTGCCTCCTGCTTAACGCCGCGGGTGCGCCGATCGCCCGCGACGACGCCGTGCGGGAGGTGATCGCGGACTACCGCGCCGAGCTGGTCGAAGCGCTGCGGGCGGGAGCGCTGGCGCGCTGGCCCGGCAGCCCGCAGCGGGCCGCCGGGCAGGCCGAGGTCCTGGTCTCGCTGCTGGTCGCCGCGCTCGTTCTAGCCCGCGTGGATCCGGTGCAGTCCCTCGCAACCGTTGACGCCGCGCTCGCTCTGGTGCGGTCGTCGGGCCAGGGTCCCGCCGCCTCCTGA
- the argG gene encoding argininosuccinate synthase: MSKVLSSLPVGERVGIAFSGGLDTSVAVAWMREKGAVPCTYTADIGQYDEPDIESVPSRAAQYGAEISRLVDAKSALVEEGLTAVQCGAFHIRSGGKTYFNTTPLGRAVTGTLLVRAMREDGVDIWGDGSTYKGNDIERFYRYGLLANPRLRIYKPWLDVQFVNELGGRTEMSEWLVARGFPYRDATEKAYSTDANIWGATHEAKRLEELSSGLELVEPIMGVAFWRDEVEIASEVVSVRFEAGRPVALNGVEFSDAVALVLEANAIGGRHGLGVSDQIENRIIEAKSRGIYEAPGMALLHIAYERLLNAIHNEDTVAQYHSEGRRLGRLMYEGRWLDPQSLMLRESIQRWVGSAVSGEVTLRLRRGDDYTILDTTGATLSYHPDKLSMERVGDAAFGPEDRIGQLTMRNLDIADSRSRLEQYAAAGLVGGATAELVGELEIGEADAITAGGGSTAADALGRATDLASEGAAFDAGTD, from the coding sequence ATGTCGAAAGTGTTGAGCAGTCTGCCCGTGGGCGAGCGTGTCGGAATCGCATTCTCGGGAGGCCTCGACACATCCGTCGCTGTCGCCTGGATGCGCGAGAAGGGCGCGGTGCCCTGCACGTACACGGCCGACATCGGCCAGTACGACGAGCCCGACATCGAGAGCGTCCCCTCGCGCGCGGCGCAGTACGGCGCCGAGATCTCGCGCCTCGTCGACGCGAAGAGTGCCCTGGTGGAGGAGGGACTCACTGCGGTGCAGTGCGGCGCTTTCCACATCCGCTCGGGCGGGAAGACCTACTTCAACACCACTCCCCTGGGCCGTGCCGTCACGGGCACCCTCCTGGTCCGCGCGATGCGCGAGGACGGCGTCGACATCTGGGGCGACGGCTCCACCTACAAGGGCAATGACATCGAGCGGTTCTACCGCTACGGCCTGCTCGCCAATCCCCGCCTGCGCATCTACAAGCCGTGGCTGGACGTGCAGTTCGTCAACGAGCTCGGCGGCCGCACCGAGATGTCGGAGTGGCTGGTCGCCCGCGGCTTCCCGTACCGCGACGCCACCGAGAAGGCGTACTCGACCGACGCGAACATCTGGGGCGCCACCCACGAGGCCAAGCGCCTCGAGGAGCTTTCCAGCGGCCTCGAGCTGGTCGAGCCGATCATGGGAGTCGCGTTCTGGCGGGATGAGGTCGAGATCGCCTCCGAGGTCGTCTCGGTGCGATTCGAGGCCGGCCGCCCGGTGGCACTGAACGGCGTCGAGTTCTCGGACGCGGTCGCGCTGGTTCTGGAGGCGAACGCGATCGGCGGGCGCCACGGCCTGGGCGTTTCGGACCAGATCGAGAACCGCATCATCGAGGCCAAGAGCCGCGGCATCTACGAGGCTCCGGGCATGGCACTGCTCCACATCGCCTACGAGCGTCTGCTCAACGCGATCCACAACGAGGACACGGTGGCCCAGTACCACTCCGAGGGCCGTCGCCTGGGTCGCCTCATGTACGAGGGGCGCTGGCTCGACCCGCAGTCGCTGATGTTGCGCGAGTCGATCCAGCGCTGGGTCGGCTCGGCCGTGTCCGGCGAGGTCACTCTGCGACTGCGCCGCGGCGACGACTACACGATCCTCGACACCACCGGAGCGACGCTGAGCTACCACCCCGACAAGCTCTCGATGGAGCGCGTCGGCGACGCCGCCTTCGGCCCGGAGGACCGCATCGGCCAGCTCACGATGCGCAACCTCGACATCGCCGACTCCCGCTCTCGGCTCGAGCAGTACGCGGCAGCCGGCCTGGTCGGCGGCGCGACCGCCGAGCTGGTCGGCGAGCTCGAGATCGGCGAGGCCGACGCGATCACCGCGGGCGGCGGCTCGACGGCCGCCGACGCGCTCGGGCGCGCGACCGATCTGGCGTCGGAGGGTGCGGCGTTCGACGCCGGCACCGACTGA
- a CDS encoding flavin reductase family protein has product MSRENLAATPAGEPEHHTFAGLSPEEFKLAFRNHAAGVALITADPGTGPVALTATSVFSVSAEPPLFVFSLSSASSSSPAIQASETLVVHLLGAEQLDLARLGSTSGIDRFADTSLWSRLPTGEPFFPGAAAWIRGTVINRMEAGSSTIVAVHALEAQVPENSESTAPLVYHNRTWHHLGEHSRLS; this is encoded by the coding sequence ATGAGCCGTGAGAATCTGGCCGCCACTCCGGCCGGCGAACCGGAGCACCACACCTTCGCCGGGCTCTCGCCGGAAGAGTTCAAACTGGCGTTTCGCAACCACGCCGCCGGTGTCGCGCTGATCACCGCCGACCCCGGAACAGGCCCCGTCGCCCTGACCGCGACCTCCGTGTTCTCGGTCAGCGCTGAGCCGCCGCTGTTTGTCTTCTCGCTCTCCTCCGCCTCGTCCAGCTCGCCCGCGATCCAGGCGTCCGAGACGCTGGTCGTGCACCTGCTCGGAGCGGAACAGCTCGACTTGGCCCGCCTGGGCTCCACCAGCGGGATCGACCGCTTCGCCGACACCTCGCTCTGGTCGCGGCTGCCCACGGGCGAACCCTTCTTCCCGGGCGCGGCCGCGTGGATCCGCGGCACGGTGATCAACCGCATGGAGGCCGGCTCGTCGACGATTGTCGCCGTGCACGCCCTCGAGGCGCAGGTGCCCGAGAACTCCGAGTCGACGGCTCCGCTCGTCTACCACAACCGCACCTGGCACCACCTCGGCGAGCACTCCCGCCTGAGCTGA
- a CDS encoding DUF2256 and DUF3253 domain-containing protein: MAHRQRTSSQHPESKTCVSCGREIEWRAKWARDWEEVRYCSDACRRRGVGPEEARLEDEIRTVLLARAPSSTACPSEVARRVGGEQWRPLMEPVRRAARRLVDRGEIEIVQSGQPVDPSRAKGPIRLRRRPGGPLSPDGAAG, from the coding sequence ATGGCACACCGTCAGCGCACCTCCAGCCAGCACCCCGAGAGCAAGACCTGCGTCTCCTGTGGCCGCGAGATCGAGTGGCGCGCGAAGTGGGCGCGCGACTGGGAGGAGGTGCGCTACTGCTCCGACGCCTGCCGCCGACGCGGGGTCGGCCCGGAGGAGGCGCGACTCGAGGACGAGATCCGTACCGTCCTGCTCGCGCGGGCTCCGTCCTCGACGGCGTGTCCGTCGGAAGTCGCGCGCCGCGTCGGCGGAGAACAGTGGCGACCACTGATGGAGCCGGTTCGCCGGGCCGCGCGCCGCCTCGTCGACCGGGGCGAGATCGAGATCGTGCAGAGCGGCCAGCCGGTCGATCCGTCGCGCGCCAAAGGTCCCATCCGGCTGCGGAGGCGCCCGGGCGGCCCCCTGTCGCCCGACGGCGCCGCGGGCTAG
- the ligD gene encoding non-homologous end-joining DNA ligase, with product MPSSDAVVLTVPGPDGDREVRISSPGRVLFPEPGITKRELAEYLIAVGDAFVAANGSRPVSLQRFSSGIEGEQFFSKNPPKGAPEYVRSVPVTYPSGRVHPQLVIDEPAAAVWAAQMNTVVFHPWASPADTPDLPDQLRIDLDPQPGTDVADAVVAAHALRGVLREAGLEAFVKTSGNRGLHVFAPIVAEREFLDVRHGVIAAARELERRMPERVTTAWWKEERGERIFVDFNQANRDRTIAGAYSPRPLPHAPVSTPLDWEELDGVDPRAFTIRTVPARVAERGDPWERMHEATGRLDALLGWWERDVAAGLGELPFPPDFPKMPGEPPRVQPSRAKKA from the coding sequence ATGCCCAGCAGCGACGCCGTCGTCCTCACCGTCCCCGGACCCGACGGCGATCGGGAGGTGCGGATCTCGAGCCCCGGGCGCGTGCTCTTCCCCGAGCCGGGCATCACCAAGCGCGAGCTCGCGGAGTACCTCATCGCGGTGGGCGACGCATTTGTCGCCGCCAATGGGAGCCGCCCCGTCTCACTGCAGCGCTTCTCCTCCGGGATCGAGGGCGAGCAGTTCTTCTCGAAGAACCCGCCCAAGGGCGCACCGGAGTACGTGCGCTCCGTCCCGGTGACCTATCCGAGCGGACGTGTGCACCCGCAGCTCGTGATTGATGAGCCCGCCGCCGCCGTGTGGGCTGCCCAGATGAACACCGTCGTCTTCCACCCCTGGGCCTCCCCGGCCGACACCCCCGACCTCCCCGATCAGCTGCGGATCGACCTCGACCCGCAGCCCGGCACCGACGTCGCCGACGCGGTCGTTGCCGCGCATGCGCTGCGCGGGGTCCTGCGCGAGGCCGGCCTCGAAGCGTTCGTGAAGACGTCCGGCAACCGCGGCCTGCATGTGTTCGCGCCGATCGTCGCCGAGCGCGAGTTCCTCGACGTGCGGCATGGTGTCATCGCCGCCGCGCGCGAGCTTGAGCGGCGGATGCCCGAGCGGGTCACGACGGCGTGGTGGAAGGAGGAGCGCGGCGAGCGCATCTTTGTCGACTTCAACCAGGCTAATCGCGACCGCACGATTGCCGGGGCCTACAGCCCCCGCCCGCTCCCGCACGCGCCCGTCTCGACTCCGCTCGACTGGGAGGAGCTGGACGGTGTCGATCCGCGCGCCTTCACGATCCGCACGGTCCCGGCGCGAGTGGCCGAGCGCGGCGACCCTTGGGAGCGGATGCACGAGGCGACCGGCCGGCTCGACGCCCTGCTCGGCTGGTGGGAGCGGGACGTCGCCGCGGGCCTGGGCGAACTGCCGTTCCCGCCGGACTTCCCCAAGATGCCGGGGGAGCCACCGCGCGTGCAGCCCAGCCGCGCGAAGAAGGCCTAA